The genomic segment TGATTGCATTGCAAGAACATCGAAGCAACATCGATTTAAATCGAAAAAATattgttttggcaaaaaaaaaaaaactttgcatAATTGGATTGCAAGAGCATCGattttacataaaaaaaacatcATTTTGACCAAAAATCAAACGATACAAAATCGAtattgtttcgatgctcttgtaaTGCAATCATGAaatcttgatttttggccaaaacgatattTTTCCGATGCAAAATTGATGCTATTTCGGTGTAAtaatgaaaatttgatttttggccaaaagaaTGTTTTTTGAAGCAaaatcgatgccatttcgatatTCTTGCAAtccaatcatgaaaacttgatttttttttctttccaaaatgatgttttttcaatgcaaaatcgatacTGTTTCGATGAAAAATGATGAAAACTTTGGAAGTTcatatatttttactcaaatgtccgttttagattttttttttttatttttgtattttttcgagatctagaATATTAGTTCAAGTAAAATCTTAAAATTTATATGTAGAACATAAAATTTAGAGAGATAAATAGAggatgaaaacttgttttttggccaaaCTGATGAAAAATCGATGTTCTGCACTGAAATTTAATGAAAACTTTGGATGTTTatatattttcactcaaatgtccgttttagattatttttttttttaaatttgatattttttcgagatctacaagattagttcatgtaaaatattaaaatttatatgtATAACATACAATTTAGAAAGAGAAATAGAATATGTTAACAAGAGGGGCAACTGAGTCCAATAATTACAAAATGACATATTTTGGGAGTAGATTAGATAGTTACCGGGTATATATAATAATGGGTCCAATAATTATAagggaaatttacaaaaatacattaacatttaaaaaatatatgaaaaatacggtagattacaaaaatacggaatttttatGAAAAACGCGGAGTGGCAAAAATGTAAATACGGAGTAACAGTGAAATACAACTTTTTTTGTTAATAGCCGTTACAAATTCGTAAACATATGTTACAGATATGTAAACCAgttacataaaaatatttttgtaaacaacatttactaATATATAACTAAGTTTTACATATttgtaaacaagttttacatttttgtagacaacatttataaaataattcgttgctaattttttttatttttgtaacaatggtttacataactaattttataactaaaattttttatatttgtgactaatatttttaaaagtaagttgtaaatttagttaacatatttgtaacaaaaatatataaaactaagttaAAATGTTAAATTACATTAAacaagtaatatatatatatatatattttaaattgtaactactaataaataaataaattatattgattaaatatataatattttatgtaagcataaatatttatttaatatcaataattatattcattttaaatatttataagtaaaataaatttatttatttacaataataataataataattattattattattagcataCCAAAAGTATGTATGAACTAATTAGTGAAGAGAAAGAGATAAAAAAAACTAAAGTgtagaaaatagaaaaaacaaaaagtaaaatattatcatatatataaataaatatttatttttcaatttaaaaagtAGAGTACccaaatatttataattgtatatatatatataaacttttatatatataatattagtttGAGGAACTAATGTGAAGGGATGCATAATTGTGTGAGTGTGTAAGCAAGTGAGAAAGTTTGGAAGTTAATATAGAAAACTAGAATTTATACCGAAatgtgtaattattttatattaccgTATAATTAGAATTTTTTTCTGAAACACCGTAGTTATTGTAATTATTCCTAATTATAAAATGACATATATAATAATCAGTCGTAATTTTATGCATAATATGTGATATTTCTCTTTAATAATTACTATTGGTAAATTATTTTACATGCATATCTTGATTTGACATAAATTGGGATATAAAAATTAGACAGAAAACCCTATTAATCTAGGAGTTGAATATCTTAATACTTCATACTAAATAACACAATCAAATATTTAAATATGTCATATTTAATAGTATTATAAATTTTTagtgaatttattttaataaataatagaaTAAGAGACGGTAAAAAAAATTGCATTTAGCATATCTCGTGTATACATGCATAGAAAAAAGTAATAAATTTTTAACAAGAATTTAAGGGCttctgaattattattattattattattattattattgttgttcttattattattatttgtgaaaATGTGCTTACACAATTTATAtacaaatataaaatattataattaagcaAATCACCTTCTAAGGATTTTATGTACTGCTCACATTATCAATGCATAATTGCATTTGAAAACAAGAATTTTATTCATGAAAACGTATATTCATAATTTTAATCAGTGTGTTTAAcgcataaatataaaaatatatgtatatatattctaTCAATCCACTTGTTTATTAATGTAGTAGAGTCCACCTCGATTATATATGACAACCCAAATCTGTAAGCAGCTGTAGTACCGTAGAAATAACGGTCCCTTCTTTAACATAGAAAGtctcaaatttaaattcaatacTTACCTCCGAAGAATTATGTTTACTATATATACTTTGTCTAATTTTGTTTAAAACTCTAATTTTCTTTAGTTATTCTGTCACTGCACTGAATCAGAACTAATTAGCCTTTAACTACTGATATTTTCATGTTTCCTGAAAAAGTTTAGAACGACtacaaacattttatttattttgttgcctaaaaaatgaataatttgtggacatacttttttttttttttttttttgggttagtTTGAAATTTGAATAGATTTTAAcccccaaaataaataaataacttggAATCTTAGTTGTCAAGAGTCAAGTCGATTATTTAACACAAAAACGGTCTACAGCCACATACCCATCATGGCCAAttaatctttctttctttctttctttctttctttctcggTCTATTTCGTCTTTTTGTATGTGCTCTCTTATTTTCGAAAGTATAAAATGAGAGGATTGGTAGTCTCGTTTTACTCACAAATACATATATAGTTAGCTAGTGTAAGAGATATTTTCACCATCAAATTAATCATATCATTCATCAATGGCGTCTTCAGGTTCATGGACAGCTAAGCAGAACAAGCTGTTTGAGAATGCTCTAGCCATCTATGACAAGGACAGTCCAGATCGCTGGCACAACATGGCCAAAGCTGTTGGTGGAAAAACAGTGGAAGAAGTCAAGAAACATTACGAGATGCTTGTCGAAGATCTCACCAAAATTGAGACTGGCCAAGTCCCTTTACCAAATTATAAAAAGATCAACAACAAACCTCCATATATCCCATATATGGAGGAAGAACAAAGGTAATACATGTTTTGGCTGATGCACtttttgtcttcttcttcttcttctataaattaattaataatgttaGTTTTATAAACTCATCATAACAGCAAGCTACTTATGATGAAACTATTTTCTTTTCCCTGTTAATGTAGgttgagaaatctaaaaatgcaATGAATCTGCTGATGATTTTACCCTCGATTGTATTATCCTCTCAATTCAAGACTCTTCGATCGAGAGAAGATGCAAATattgcttattattattattgatattttCAAGCCAATACATATAAGGGAAGACTGTTGGAAGTCGGCTGGAGTGCTCTTTCTCTTTTGTCATCTTTTCATTTTATAAtgttcataatatatatatatatatcttatattTGTATGATCAGATGATACAGTATGCCGAAGAGttttctatgtatatatatatatatatatgccggTTATGTTTAATTTATGTatgaattatatatttattatatgtaaCCAACTGAAGAATTttcattatatatttaaaaatataagagCTTGTGTCATGTAATGCCAAAAAGTTTGTGCAATACTATATTTAGCATATTTTATAAAAAGTATGACTTCAATAATATTCCAAAATGTGTGTCAAATTTAACATATTAATAagtactatttttttatttaccatattactactaattattataatatagTATTTGACAATTAATAACTAactatatatcttttttttttaatgacaaattttttggagtacataatttggataataaaaaaaaatttaattaatttttgtatattatcaataaatattaaatcaattattaactTAATTTGCATCATGTACAAATATTATGTCAAATATACcattaactcttt from the Humulus lupulus chromosome X, drHumLupu1.1, whole genome shotgun sequence genome contains:
- the LOC133803990 gene encoding protein RADIALIS-like 3; amino-acid sequence: MASSGSWTAKQNKLFENALAIYDKDSPDRWHNMAKAVGGKTVEEVKKHYEMLVEDLTKIETGQVPLPNYKKINNKPPYIPYMEEEQRLRNLKMQ